The genome window TTCCAAGCGATGGAAGATGGCTTACGTTAATGCTCTTCTTTTCGAGAACTATTCTTATAATATTATCAAGTACGCTAATATCATCTTCAATTATTTTCATTGTTAATGGTTTTAAATGCTATGATGCACAACGATCGAGGCTTGCTTTTCGGCGGGGATTAAGTCCCACTTTCCTGTCGCTTACCGCTGACGTTTATTAATTTGTTTGTCGTTTCTAGTTCCAGTTCACCCCCGCTGAAAGCAAGGCTTTGTTGCACTAAATCCCACTACGTGGGCTAGCTTTGAATACCAACCATGGTAAAGTAAGTAAAAGATACTGAACGGGAGAATAGAGCTCCTTAAAAAGTTAACGTCTAACCTTAGCGTTCAGTACCATGGGAAAGAAAAGCGAATTTACGATTGTTGAGCAAGCCGTGCAAACCGTTGCCGGTTTTTCTGCCGTGCTGCACACCCTGCAGCAGCAAACCATCCTGCGCGGGCAGAGCCAGAGCACCCTAAACAGCTACATCCGGCAGGTGGCGCTGGTAAGCCTCCACTTCGGGCAGCTGCCGGAGCAGCTCTCGGACGAGGAGATCGCGGAGTACCTCACCGGATTGGCCCAGCGCCCCGGCTCGCCCTCCCGGAGCACCTTTAAGCACGCGGTGTACGGGCTGCGCTACTACTACCGGCACATCGGGCAGGGGAAGCGGGCTATCGCCCTGCCCTCGCTGAAGCGGGAGCTCACGCTGCCGGTAATCCTCAACCGGAGCGAGCTGCGCCAGCTGTTCAAGGCCCCAGCGCTGCTCAAGCACCGCATCGTGCTCACGCTCATCTACTCGGCCGGGCTGCGCTCGCAGGAGGCCATCAACCTGAAGCTGGCCGACATCGACTTCGAGCGCCGGACCATCC of Williamwhitmania sp. contains these proteins:
- a CDS encoding tyrosine-type recombinase/integrase, with the protein product MGKKSEFTIVEQAVQTVAGFSAVLHTLQQQTILRGQSQSTLNSYIRQVALVSLHFGQLPEQLSDEEIAEYLTGLAQRPGSPSRSTFKHAVYGLRYYYRHIGQGKRAIALPSLKRELTLPVILNRSELRQLFKAPALLKHRIVLTLIYSAGLRSQEAINLKLADIDFERRTIHIRQSKYKKDRIVPLSRFMARGLRRYLAVEHPQVWLFNGKEPDGRYSAKGLSWVMREALKRTSIQKEVNLHSLRHSYATHLLEDGLSIVLS